In Candidatus Flexicrinis proximus, the following are encoded in one genomic region:
- the rsmG gene encoding 16S rRNA (guanine(527)-N(7))-methyltransferase RsmG, translating to MNLRTYAAELLGLPLTDTQITLFDRFTEELLAWNSHTNLTAITDPEAVTVRHHLDSLTVLKAVELNKGMRVADVGTGAGFPGLPLHIAVEGLYSTLIESTGKKTAFLSHVAQTLGLQRIVALNARAEDAGHLPHQRGTYDVVVARAVARLPILLEYLLPLAKVGGVCVAMKGVTAREELDSSRSALETLGGVTDKLVEVLLPGVPEPHYLIVIRKERSTPNTYPRKPGIPAKKPLS from the coding sequence GTGAACCTGAGAACCTATGCCGCTGAGTTGCTTGGTCTGCCTCTTACGGACACGCAAATTACGCTCTTTGATCGCTTCACGGAAGAACTGCTTGCGTGGAACAGCCACACTAATCTGACTGCGATCACAGATCCCGAAGCGGTTACAGTGCGCCATCATCTTGATTCGCTAACCGTGCTAAAGGCTGTGGAACTTAACAAGGGGATGCGGGTCGCAGATGTTGGAACTGGCGCGGGATTCCCTGGGCTACCGCTGCACATTGCAGTGGAGGGACTGTATTCCACACTCATTGAGTCCACGGGGAAAAAGACTGCCTTCCTGAGCCATGTCGCACAGACTCTTGGCCTGCAGCGGATCGTCGCACTCAACGCCCGCGCAGAAGATGCCGGACATCTCCCTCATCAGCGGGGAACCTATGATGTTGTGGTCGCGCGGGCGGTTGCACGACTACCAATACTCCTCGAATACCTGCTTCCGCTCGCGAAAGTGGGGGGTGTATGCGTCGCCATGAAGGGGGTAACGGCCAGGGAAGAGCTTGACTCTTCGCGTTCGGCGCTTGAAACGTTGGGCGGTGTTACAGACAAGCTGGTTGAGGTCTTACTGCCCGGCGTTCCCGAACCTCATTATCTCATCGTCATTCGCAAGGAACGCTCGACCCCGAACACCTATCCGCGCAAACCGGGGATCCCCGCTAAAAAACCGCTCAGTTAA